The genomic stretch TTGCGCAACGCGGAGCACAATACATCCATGGCAGCTGAAATAGCGTCTATGTCGTCGCCGTAGGCTTCCATCAGGTTCGCGACAAACAGCGTGAGGCAATCGATCACCAGCAGTTCGGTGGCATCTTCCTCAGCCGCGATCGCGCCAGCCAAATTCACCGGTACTTCCAGCGTGCGCCAATGTGAAGGCCTTTCACCGCGATGGCGTTCGATCTTGCGACGCATCTCGTCGTCCGAGACGCGAGCCGTCGCCACAAACGTCACACTCGCTGCGCTCAATGCAATTTGAAGCGCAAAGCTGCTTTTGCCGCTGCGTACTCCACCGAGTACGAGCGTCACCGAATTTCGGTGAGATTCCTGCATATGTAGCCTCTGACCGGACACGTTTGTGCCTCGGCGAAGCGGGATTAACAGGCAGCTTTCAATGCGGTGAACAGACCGCGAGGATTGCTCTCCAACTCTCCCATCGAAGCTGGATTCGCCCGGAAATGATCTGGCCGGTCTCCTGACTTACACCTCAAGCGAACTCGAGCGCCTTCCCGAAAGCTCTACTTCCAGTGGCTGG from Acidisarcina sp. encodes the following:
- the cobU gene encoding bifunctional adenosylcobinamide kinase/adenosylcobinamide-phosphate guanylyltransferase encodes the protein MQESHRNSVTLVLGGVRSGKSSFALQIALSAASVTFVATARVSDDEMRRKIERHRGERPSHWRTLEVPVNLAGAIAAEEDATELLVIDCLTLFVANLMEAYGDDIDAISAAMDVLCSALRKTKCRIVLVSNEVGSGIVPAYAAGRQFRDLLGELNQRVAAVADAVVLMIAGLPLPVKGRIEGLQ